The genome window AGTTACCGGTATTAGCAGCTGAGGGCTTACGACCAACAACGGATAGAGTTAAGGAAACGCTGTTTAACTGGCTGATGCCTTATATCAATCAGAGTCGTTGTTTAGATTGTTTTGCCGGTGCTGGCAGTTTAGGGTTTGAAGCGCACTCTCGTAACGCCGCACATGTCACCTTTGTTGAACTCGATCGCATAGCGGCTAAACAGCTCAGTAGCAATAAAACCCTGTTAAATGCCGAAAATATCGAGATTAAGCAAACCAATATATTAAGTTTTTTATCACAGCAAGCTACAACAACATTTAACCTAGTGTTTATCGACCCGCCTTTTAGACAAGGATTGGTAGAGCAAACCGTCGAGCTGTTACAACACGGCTGGTTAGCTAATGATGCCTTAATTTATATTGAAATGGAAAACGAAAATGACCAGTTATCCCTGCCGAATAACTGGTCATTATTAAAAGAAAAAAACGCAGGCCAGGTGAGCTATCGCCTCTATCAAGCAAGTCACTAAAACACTACGCTATCAACTAATGCTTCGGTGTCAGCTTTAAATCATGAAAGTCAAAACTAAAGTCGGTTAAATTAGAAACTGCTTTCATGGTTGCAAAATTAATTGAGCCATCTTCATTAAGATTAAAGTTAACAAAAGCGTCAGCTTCTATCGTTCGGTCATCCCAACGGACAATAAAAGTATTGTGTTGATAATGTTCTAACTTACCGCGTAATTCAGCAGTTTTAGTAAACTGCATCACTAACTGCTCATTTTCCAACGTAATAGCAATATCACCGTACCATTTATCATTATATGTTTGCGCATAGTCCGCTAACTTAAGTGAAGGTTTCGAGCTTTTATCAATCTGAGCTGCTGCCTCAGCCAAACGTGTTTTTTCATTAGCTAAACGTTTATCCCGCAACGCCTGGTAATGAGCAACCCAATCCTTATTATCAATTGTCAGATAAGTTTGCAAAATATCATTCGCTATGGCGTTAAACGCATAGCCTGATTGCTGGTTTGTTAGTATCACTAGACCTAAGTTTTCTTCCGGCACTAACACCACTTTAGAGACCATACCTAAAATACCGCCAGTATGTTGCACCAACTTAACACCGTGATAGTCTTTCATAAACCAACCAAGGCCATAAGCAGAAAAATGTGTTTTATCATTTTCCATCATTTTTTCTGACACTGGCAATAACGTCCGAGGTTGCCACATGGCTTCACTCTGTGCTTGAGAAAATAGCTGTTTTTGTTGTTTGCCATCAATGTATTGACCACGATTCAATTGAGCAATTAACCATTTAGCCATGTCATTAACACTTGAGGCAACTGAACCAGCGGAAGAAAATTTCTCTAAAAAGTTACCACCGACGACATTTATTTTTCCATCCAGAGGTACATGGGCACGAGCAACATTGTTATTTGTCGGGCTGATCAAAGAAAACATTGCTTTAGTATTATCCATTCCTAAAGGTTGGAAAATTTGCGCTTTGATATTGTCCTGCCATGATTTACCGGTGACACGAGCAACGATTTCACCAGCAATAATAAACATCAAATTATCGTAAGCAAATTCACTTCTAAAACTTGATACCTGAGGTAAATATTTAATGCCTTTAATAATATCAGCCATGGTATGAGTGGTTTGTGGCCAGATCATTAAATCACCGGCACCAAGTCCTAAACCACTGTTATGAGAAAGCAAATCAATAATAGTAAACTCACGGGTTACATAGGCATCAGGCATCTGAAACTCAGGAATAATATCAATCACTTTGCTGTGCCAAGATAATTTACCCTGATCCACCAGCTGTGCAATCAAGGCAGCGGTCATGGCTTTAGTGTTTGAGGCAATGCCAAATAAGGTATCAGCATCCACTTGCTCTGGCTTGCCATGCTCTATGACACCAAAGCCCTTGCTCATAGCGAGCTTCCCATCTTTCACGATAGCAACGGCTACGCCTGGCACCTGAAAAGCAGCCATAGCCTGTTCAATGTTTTGGTTAATTTTCTGGTTATATTGTTCATTTGCCGCCGCGCTATAAACAGCACAAAACAATAAGACAGGTAAAAATACCGAAGAAAAGAGTTTTTTCATTACTATTCCACTTAGTTTTTATTTTACGTTAACGAATTTGAGCTGTGATGCCCAGAGCTAAAATAAAAAATAAGATAAAATGTACATTTTATACGACAATAATCAGAGGCTAACTGGTTTCAATGCCCAGATTAGACAAACCTTGTTCAAGTACCATTTGTTTGATCGTTTGAATGGTCGTTTTGTTTTCCGGCGCCGCTTTTAAGAAATCAAATAATTCATTTTGAGTCGCGACCTCCCACTGAATTAACGGATGTTGTTGAATTTTATCTGCCAGCTCTTGCTCAGAAGTTTGATGTTCCTGCTCTTGTAACAGGCAAAGCTCAACATAAAAATTAACACTGTTTTCAGAAAGCCTGGATACATTACCAAAATCCTGACCTTCACTATCTTGCATTGCTTGCAATAGCGACATCACCGCCATCGACGTATCAAGCGCCGGATAAACACCAAAAAAATCAAAAGCCTGTGGATCTGGCACCTGTTCTTCTAATTTTAATAATTGAGCATCATAGTTGATGTTAACTTTTTGACTTTTATCCAGCCGTTGCCAAATTAAATCCACCTGATTGCGCAGTAACTGAAAATTACCGAAGCCAGCATTTTCAGCAAAAATTTTGTAGTTAGGTAACATACGTTCAATTAAGGCAACACTAAAGGCAATGGCCTGCCATTGAGATAACTTGGCAAAGGGGAGGTGAATGGTCACAAGCAATTCCTATCAATAAAACTGCCGCTATCTTACCAAAAAGTTTATTGGTTTTTCGCTAATTCTTTTTGTGCATATTCGAATCGTAAGCGATACTCTGTAACTTTACTTTCTAATTCAGATACTTGCTGTTCAAGCTTTTGTGATAATTCAACGTTTTCATCACGTAGATATTTAATGGTTTCTCGCGCCTTATTATATTCAGCTTCCTGTTTATCGCGTTTTTCAATTTGCGCATTAAACCTTTGTTTATTTTGTTCTAGTTCACTATGCGCTTGCTCAACATCTTTTACTAACTGTGCTGAAGATTGCTGGTATTGCGCTACATCTTGTTGCGCCTGTTCAAACGACGCCGCTAAATTATCATAACTTTGCTGTAGCTGCAGCAGCGCCTGAGCATTTTTTCTTTGTAATTCGTCGCTTGCCTGAAGTCGATCATTCAATTGATCTAGCGCCGCTTGATGGCCTGCTTGTTGTTGGGTTAATTGTTCTCTTGATTGAGCTAATTCTTTCGATAGCCGCTGGTTATCATCCGTAAGTGATACCAACTGTTTTTCAGTTTCTAGCATGGTTTGCTGAGTATCACTATATTCTTGTTGAGCATGAGCTAA of Thalassotalea insulae contains these proteins:
- the rsmD gene encoding 16S rRNA (guanine(966)-N(2))-methyltransferase RsmD; protein product: MRKSKNRSAKPEKNRQPTGNIRIIAGKHRGRKLPVLAAEGLRPTTDRVKETLFNWLMPYINQSRCLDCFAGAGSLGFEAHSRNAAHVTFVELDRIAAKQLSSNKTLLNAENIEIKQTNILSFLSQQATTTFNLVFIDPPFRQGLVEQTVELLQHGWLANDALIYIEMENENDQLSLPNNWSLLKEKNAGQVSYRLYQASH
- a CDS encoding YjaG family protein is translated as MTIHLPFAKLSQWQAIAFSVALIERMLPNYKIFAENAGFGNFQLLRNQVDLIWQRLDKSQKVNINYDAQLLKLEEQVPDPQAFDFFGVYPALDTSMAVMSLLQAMQDSEGQDFGNVSRLSENSVNFYVELCLLQEQEHQTSEQELADKIQQHPLIQWEVATQNELFDFLKAAPENKTTIQTIKQMVLEQGLSNLGIETS
- a CDS encoding serine hydrolase encodes the protein MKKLFSSVFLPVLLFCAVYSAAANEQYNQKINQNIEQAMAAFQVPGVAVAIVKDGKLAMSKGFGVIEHGKPEQVDADTLFGIASNTKAMTAALIAQLVDQGKLSWHSKVIDIIPEFQMPDAYVTREFTIIDLLSHNSGLGLGAGDLMIWPQTTHTMADIIKGIKYLPQVSSFRSEFAYDNLMFIIAGEIVARVTGKSWQDNIKAQIFQPLGMDNTKAMFSLISPTNNNVARAHVPLDGKINVVGGNFLEKFSSAGSVASSVNDMAKWLIAQLNRGQYIDGKQQKQLFSQAQSEAMWQPRTLLPVSEKMMENDKTHFSAYGLGWFMKDYHGVKLVQHTGGILGMVSKVVLVPEENLGLVILTNQQSGYAFNAIANDILQTYLTIDNKDWVAHYQALRDKRLANEKTRLAEAAAQIDKSSKPSLKLADYAQTYNDKWYGDIAITLENEQLVMQFTKTAELRGKLEHYQHNTFIVRWDDRTIEADAFVNFNLNEDGSINFATMKAVSNLTDFSFDFHDLKLTPKH